The Antarcticibacterium flavum genome contains the following window.
GGGAAACCTCCCGCACCTCTTCCCATTTTTGTTCATCTGTACCGCAAAGTTCTTCCACCAGTGCTGTGGCAGGTTCTTCCAGGCATCTCAGATCATTCAGTCTATCAAAAAAGTAGACTGTTTGTTCCAGGTTATCTTCAGGAAATCTATGCTGAAATTCTTTTATTTTTTCTGAAAAGTTTTCAGGAATAATACCGGTCCGGCCCAGGGTAAATGCGGCTGCGATCTTATGAGGTTTTCCTTCAGAAATAATATCGAAAGTATTTTTAATGAATTGGCGGATGCTTACCGGTAGATCGCACGTAGCTATTACCAGGAAAATATCTGTTCCGTGAGTAACCTGCTTCAGGAAAGAATCTATTTTTAAGGTGCTGGCTCCATTGGCCTGCATCGCATCAAGGTACATTTCAAACTGGCTTTGTCTTTGGCCGTTATAATTTCTTCCGGTTTCATAGGCGAGTACCAGTTTATTGATAAGATATCTTACTTCCGGATCTCCCACGGGAAACCAGGGGCTGTTAGTTTTTGTAAAATGTTCCTGTAAAAATTTGAGGAGGGACATGAAATCCCACACGGCATAGACGTGATGCTCCATAAAACATCTAAGATCGTCTGGATGGCTTATTTCCCGGTAGAGTGGATGCCGCAGTAGCTGCTCCACATGTGGCTTAATGGTAAAATTTATGTCTCGCATCATAATCCTCCTTGTGATGCAAATGTAAAATCCATAAAAGGAAAATTAAAATCTTAGCGTATTTTTGTAAATATTTATTACCTGTTCCAGGTAAAAGATTTATTTTATAATATGAGATTGCAACAGGGATATTTCGTAGGTGTTTTGATATTTTACTCTAAAAAGTCCAAAGACTATTTAAGGGTAGATGGGGTTATGGCAAAAACTCCTAAAGCTCTTAAAACTGAATGCTGCGAAAAATACAAAAAGGGCAAACGTTGTAAACGCTGCCCTTGTTTTGATCTCTTATAAATTTCCTTTCAAACTCCTATTCCCGGTATATCAGAACCCCATTCTCTATTTTACTAAAGCCAATTTTGGGATAATATTCCACCGCCCCGGGGGCAGAGAGTAATAATAGGGAGGTGGAAATAGGCCTTCTAATTCCTGAGCTGTTATAGACTCCAATGGTCGCTGTTGTTCCAGGATTTCACCCATTTATAGGTCCACTTCTTTCTCCCCTGGTTTATTTGAAAGCGGGTATACCTGTAATATCGTTCCCGGTGATCAACAAATGAATGTCGTGTGTGCCTTCATAAGTAATCACACTCTCAAGGTTCATCATATGTCGCATTATACTGTATTCCCCGGTAATACCCATGGCACCTAAAACCTGTCTTGCTTCCCTGGCCACGGTAAGAGCCATATCCACATTATTTCGCTTTGCCATAGAGATCTGGGCTGTGGTCGCTTTGCCCTCATTTTTTAATACTCCAAGACGCCAGGCAAGAAGTTGGGCCTTGGTGATCTCTGTGATCATTTCAGCAAGTTTCTTTTGTTGTAACTGGAAGCCGGCAATTGGTTTACCAAACTGTGTCCTTTCTTTAGCATAACGCAGTGCTGTGTCATAACAGTCCATCGCGGCACCAATAGCGCCCCAGGCTATTCCATACCTGGCCGAGTCAAGACATCCAAGGGGAGCACCAAGTCCGCTTTTATTTGGAAGCAGGTTTTCCTTTGGTACCTTTACGTTGTCAAAAATAAGTTCTCCTGTGGCGCTGGCTCGCAGGGACCATTTATTATGAGTTTCAGGAGTGGAGAAACCTTCCATTCCGCGTTCCACGATGAGCCCGTGAATACGGTCGTTTTCATCCTTGGCCCACACTACAGCAACCTGTGCAAAAGGGGAGTTGGAGATCCATAATTTTGCTCCATTGAGCAGGTAGTGATCCCCTTTATCCATGAAATTTGTAGTCATTCCTCCGGGATTGGAACCATGGTCCGGTTCTGTTAGGCCAAAGCAGCCCATCCATTCCCCACTGGCAAGTTTTGGAAGATATTTTTTACGTTGATCTTCGTTCCCGTATTTGTAAATAGGATACATCACCAGGGAGGATTGAACAGAAGCCGTCGAGCGAACTCCACTGTCCCCTCTTTCAATTTCCTGCATGATGAGTCCGTATGAGATCTGGTCCAGACCTGCGCCACCGTATTCTTCAGGAATATAAGGTCCAAAAGCCCCAATTCCTGCAAGCCCGTCTATGATCGATTTGGGGAATTTGGCTTCCTGTGCCGCTTCTTCTATAATCGGGGAAACGTCTCGTTTCACCCATTCACGTGCGGCATCCCGCACCATTTTATGTTCATCGGTAAGCAGGTCGTCCAGCTGGTAATAATCTGGCGCCTGAAAAAGATCCTGTTTCATTGTTGGTTTAATTTTGGTTAATCCTGAGAAGTAAATTTAAGGAAACAGAAATTAGGGACAAGCAGGAAATGAGAACGAATTGAGGAAAGAGGTTCTTTTTAAGGTAATATTTATATATTGTTTGTTTAAACCCACTCCTCTGTATGAAAAAAGTGATCCTTCTGTTTGGAATATTGGCAGCAACCGGATGTAAAGAGCCTAAGGCAAATGAACTTGCTTTTGTAAATCGAGGCTTACCTGTTTCCGAAGAAAAGGAGGCGCAACAAAAAGAGATCATTGAGGAACATCTTTATAACTGTGCAAATAAATATCCGTTATATTCTCAGGAGAGACAGAAGTGTCTTGATGCGGGATTGGAAAAAGATCCCTCAATAGCTTATCTATGGCAGCAAAAAGCGATGCCGCTCTTTAAGCAGGGGAAATATGAAGTGGGAATGGAACACATAGATAAAGCTGTAGAGATTGATCCTGAGCGCTGGCAACCCTATAGAGCTTTTATTAAAGTTATCTTTGCAAAAACGTACAAAGCTGCAATAGTAGATTTCGAAGATTTGCTTGAAAAATA
Protein-coding sequences here:
- a CDS encoding DUF3050 domain-containing protein, translated to MMRDINFTIKPHVEQLLRHPLYREISHPDDLRCFMEHHVYAVWDFMSLLKFLQEHFTKTNSPWFPVGDPEVRYLINKLVLAYETGRNYNGQRQSQFEMYLDAMQANGASTLKIDSFLKQVTHGTDIFLVIATCDLPVSIRQFIKNTFDIISEGKPHKIAAAFTLGRTGIIPENFSEKIKEFQHRFPEDNLEQTVYFFDRLNDLRCLEEPATALVEELCGTDEQKWEEVREVSLSCLKSRMLLWNGIREELLAEHSFS
- a CDS encoding acyl-CoA dehydrogenase family protein translates to MKQDLFQAPDYYQLDDLLTDEHKMVRDAAREWVKRDVSPIIEEAAQEAKFPKSIIDGLAGIGAFGPYIPEEYGGAGLDQISYGLIMQEIERGDSGVRSTASVQSSLVMYPIYKYGNEDQRKKYLPKLASGEWMGCFGLTEPDHGSNPGGMTTNFMDKGDHYLLNGAKLWISNSPFAQVAVVWAKDENDRIHGLIVERGMEGFSTPETHNKWSLRASATGELIFDNVKVPKENLLPNKSGLGAPLGCLDSARYGIAWGAIGAAMDCYDTALRYAKERTQFGKPIAGFQLQQKKLAEMITEITKAQLLAWRLGVLKNEGKATTAQISMAKRNNVDMALTVAREARQVLGAMGITGEYSIMRHMMNLESVITYEGTHDIHLLITGNDITGIPAFK
- a CDS encoding tetratricopeptide repeat protein, which translates into the protein MKKVILLFGILAATGCKEPKANELAFVNRGLPVSEEKEAQQKEIIEEHLYNCANKYPLYSQERQKCLDAGLEKDPSIAYLWQQKAMPLFKQGKYEVGMEHIDKAVEIDPERWQPYRAFIKVIFAKTYKAAIVDFEDLLEKYGNGYVMDHSYQFHIALSYLQLNEFEKAEKIFAEDIEEQVADWGEDGQHHLDLFYLGIAKYELGKWEEAIEVFEKALKIYPEFAEVQYYNAVCLIKLERQEEAIELIKIAEENGKAGFTINEDNVIYERYPYQVRW